The Polyangium aurulentum genomic interval CGTCCCCGAGCCCTCCTCGCTCGTCCCCGACCTCGGGCCCGAGGTCGACCGCTTCTTCGCGCGCGCCCTGGCCCGCGATCCCGCGCATCGCTTCCAGAACGCGCGCGAGCTGCTCGATGCGTTCGTCACGCTCGCAGGCATGCCGCGCCGAGGCTCGCTCGCCGACGCGTCCGACAACGAGAGCGCCGCGCGCTTGGACGCAATGCTCGCCGAGACCGCGGCCGCGCCCGCGCCGATCCGCGCACGTGATGGCGCGAAGGATCTGCCGAGCGTCGCGATCAAGCCTGCCGAGGGCGCGACGCCCTCGCCGCCGGACGGCACGTTCGCGGCTTCGGGGCGCACGCAGCAAGAGACCGGCGAGCACGGCGCGCGGCACGGGGCGAGGAGGGCCCTGCTCGCGGTGGCCCTTCTGTCGGTCGTGGCCGTCGGGTGGGCGATCAACCGCGCCTCGACCGAGCCGCTGCAAGCGGGCGACGACGGCCCCGGCAGCCCCACGCTGCCCCTGCCCCCGCCCACGTCCGAGCCGGTCGCGGTGGCGCCTCCGCCTCCGCCCCCTCCGCCGCCCGCGCAACGCAGCCCCGAGCCCGAGCCCGAGCCCGAGGACGACGCCAAGAGCGCGCCCACCGTGCATGCAAAGGCGACGGACGTGACGGCAGCGCGCTCGGACAAACCAGCGGCCGGGGACAAACGCGCGCCGGTGCGTGCGCCTGCGCCTGCCGCGACGAGCGGCAAGGCGGCCGGAGAGGTCGCGCAGCCCGGGCCGGCCGACGACGCCAAGGAACTCGGCCTGTAGCGATGTCCCGCGAGGCGCCGAGGCGCGTCGGTCGAAGGCGTTTGGCCGCGGCCCTCTCCATCCTCGTCGCGATGCTCGCCCCTGCGACGCAGGCGCGCGCCGACGATCCACCGAAGGCCGCGCCCCCCCAGAGCGAGCCCGCGCCCGAGGTCAAAGATCCGCCTGCCGCCGAGGGTCCGGGCGAGGAGACGCTCGACGACAACCGCCGCATCGCGCGCGAGAAGGGCTCGGCCGCGCTCAAGCTCTACCGCGCGGGCGAATACGAAGCGGCGTACCCGCTCTTCCGCGAGGCCGACGAGCTGTTTCACACGCTGCCGCTCGTGCTCTACATGGCGCGCTGCCAGGAGCGGCGCGGCAAGCTCCTCGAGGCGCGCGCGCTCTACGAGCGGGTGCTCCGCGAGCCTCTGCCCGAGGAGGTGCCCGAGTCGCTCACGAAGGCGCGGACGGCGGCGATGTCGGCGCTCGGCCCGCTGCGGCTGCGCATCCCCACGCTGGCGATCGACGTGCGCGGACCGCCGCCCGAGGTGGTGACGCTCTTCGTCGACGGCGACGTGTGGCCCGTGGGCGAGCCGCGCGAGCTGGATCCAGGCGGTCACGAGGTCGAGGCGATCGCGCGCACCGGGGCGCGCACCGGGCGCCTCGTGGAGCTGCCCGAGGGGCGCGCGGTGTCGATCCTCCTGCGCCTCGGCCTCTTCGCTCCCGGCGCCTCGCGCACGATGCTGCTCGAGGTCCCGCCCGACCCGCAATGGTCGAGGATCGCATCCGGGACCGCTTTCGGCGTGGGGGCCGCGGGGGTCGGGGTGGGAGCCGTGGCGGGGTTCGTGGTCCTCGGGCGGAGCGGCCGGCTGGTGGAAGCGTGCGCGAAGACGTGCCCCCCCTCCGCGCGCGCCGAGATCGACTCGACGCGCACGCTCGGCAACGTGTCCACGGCGAGCTTCATCCTCGGGGCGACGGGGCTCGCGACGGGCGTGCTCATTCTCTTGCTCACGCCGTCTCCGCGGCGCGGCGTGCTCACGGCGGGCGGCGTCCATTTCGACATGGGCCTCGGGGGCGTGATGGCGGAGGGCCAGTTCTGATGCGTCGATGGATTGCACTGACCTGCGCGGCATTCATCGCGGCGGGGATCGCGACCGCGTGCAATACGATCACGGGGCTCGACGACATCACCGGGAGAGAATGCCAGACGGCGGCCGATTGCCCGGAGGCGGGCGAATGCACGCGGGTGAGCTGCACCGAGGGCCAGTGCGCCTTCGAGGTCGCCGCCCGGGAGCCCTGCTCGATCGGCGCGTGCACCGCGGACGGCGTGTGCGTCGAGTGCGTGTCCGACGAAGGCTGCGTCGACGAGCTCAGGCCGGTCTGTGACACGGAGCAGCATCGGTGCATCGAGTGCAACACCCACAACGGCTGCGCCGCTGGCAAGTCGTGCCGGGATGGCCGTTGCGTCGAGTGCTGGGACGTCGATCAGGATGGCGGGATGCCTTGCGGCGTGTCCAAGCCCATCTGCTCGGTGATCGACGGCCGTTGCGTCGAGTGCGACTTTTTCGACCATTGCAGCAACCAGAAGCTACCGGACACGCAGTGCTGGGAGTTCTTGTGCGTGGAAAGAAACTGCGTGCCGACGCCGACGGTGGGATTGCCGTGCATGGGCGGGATCTGCAAAGAGAATGGCCTGTGCTCCCCCGTGCCGCTCTAGAGCCTCATGCGCCGTGATCTGACCCGTGGGTGCTCGTCGTGCCGGCTGCGGTTCTCCGCGGCGCTCCTCTGCTGCCCCGCGTGCGGGCGCAAGGCACTCGACGCGCCGGAGGCGATCGGGCGCGTGGAGATCCCCCCGCGGGCGGCGTGGCTCGCCAAATGGGCGATCGTGCTCGCGCTCGTGCCCGCGCTCGGCCTTCTCGTGAAGGTGATGCTCGGGGCGACGCCCGATATGTTCTCCATGCGGTTCGGCGCCTTGGACGTGCTCACCGGCATCGCCGGGCTCTTCTGCGCGTTCCTGGGCATGGGCATCGTGCTGGCCATTCCCGTCGGGCTCTGGGTGGGTATCGTCGCGCTGGTCCGCTGGGTGCTCGGCCGCCACGTCGATCGGCGGGAGAGCAAGCTCCGCGTCGCGCTCGACAGGGCCTCGCGGCGCGAGGAGCACGCGAAAGACTCCCCTGCGCTCGCTCCATTTCGCGCGATCGCAGAGCTCCACGCGCGTCTCTTCCCCGAAAACCGACCCCACCGAGGCTGGTTCGTCCTCGTGGGGGCGCTGCTCCTGCTCGAGGGCCTCGCAGAGGTCTTCAGTCGCTCGCGCATGCTCGACTTCTCGAACCCCCTTGGATTCGTGGCGTCGCTGGGCACCCTCTTGTTCTTCAACGCGGTGTTCCTCGTCCTCGGGAACACGTTCATTCGCCCTCTGTGGGGCGTCCTGGGCAAGGTGCTCGAATACTTCAGGGCGCCGCCCACGCTCTTCGGATTCCAGCGGCATTCCCGGTTGATCAACGACGAGCTCATCGCGCGCTGGACGAAAGGCCGCGAGGAGGTGGTCGGGCGCGCGGAGCCGCTCACCGACGCCGAGCGCGCGGCTCTGTCGGGGCACGGTCGGCGCGGCGAGGATGCGTCCGAGCGCGGGGTGATTGCGGCTCCCTTCACCGACAAGCCGTGCCTCGCCTTCCGCGTCGAGGGCGAGCGCGGCGCGCAGCCGCTCGACGACGCGGACGCGGTCTCCTTCGCCGTGGTCACCGACGACGGCCGGCGGCTCGCCGTGCACGCAGCGGACGTGGTGGTGCTCTTGCCCGCGCGCGGGCCGGTGTACCGCGAGGGCGCGGAGCGCTTTCTCGAAGAGCGCGGCCTGCAGAAAGGCGCCATCTCCGCGCGGGAGAGCCGGCTCGCCCCCAAAGACCGTGTGCGCGTGCAAGGGCACCTCGCGAGCCTGGCGATTGCGGGGGCCGGCTATCGCGGGCACCAGCGCCTCGAGGTCCTCGACGCGGGCGACAATCAGCCCGTTTTGATCGACGCGGCGGCGAACGGATAGGCGCGATGCGGCGCCACGGTCACTTCTTCTTCTCCTCCGCCTCGTGCGACAGCCCGAGGACCACGGCGTAGTCCGTGTGGGGCGCGAAGGGCCCGGGGAGCTGCGCGCCGAGGGAGATCTGCCATTCCGAATCCTCGACGGGCGTGATGTCGAGCCCGAGCACCTCGACGCTCTGGCGGTTTGTCCCGAGCATGCAATCCGCGGTGAAGGAGAGCCGCTCGGGCAGGATGGGCGCCTCGACGCCGAGCATGCCGCCCCAGGGCGCGCCCGCCCCGCTCCAGCTCCGCGACGCGGCGTAGGCGCCGATGATGTATTCACCGAAGCGGCCCTTCTCCGGCTCGATCCTCACCCCGGCCCAGCCCATGCCCACGTGACGGACCTCGTGCTCCGGGTTGTGCGCGCTGAGCCCCTGCTGCGTGCCCATCGCGACGGCCAGGCTCGACGACAGCTCCGTCCCCCATTGCATGTTCCCCGTGAGCGCGTCACTGGAGGGATCGCTGCGCGAGAACGGCGCTTTGCCCGGATAGAGGCGAACGTGAAGGACGTTGAGCCCGATCTCGAAACCCTTGCCGAGGCCGAAATCGAGCGTGAGCTGAGACTCTCCCGTTTCCCCGAGATTGTTCTGCTCCTGGAAATAGATCTGCCCGCGGGGCGTGATGGTTCCCGTGGGGACGTTGAACATGTTCTGCTGCGCGCGCGCGGGGCGGGGCGCGAGGAGGAAGATGGCGGCGCCTACGAGCGCCCAGCACGGATGAACGGAGCGGATGAAGGGCATGCGCGCGGACAGCGTTGGGCTGCCCGCGCGACGGCACAAGCCCCCGAGCTCACTGGTGGCAAAACGCGTTGATCTGGTCGACGAGCGGATCCTCTTCCCTCGTCGCCTCGTCGAGCCGCTTCTGCGCGCTCTCGACCTGGGCCTTGTCCTTGGCCTTCGCCGCGTCGATCATGTCGTACGCGGCCTTCGCCATCTTCTTGCCCATTGCGTGATAACGCTTCTGGAACGCGAGCAGCTCCGGCACGGTCAGCTCGAGCTTGCTGCACGCGTCGGCCACCGCATTCATCGTGTCGGCCATGCGGAGCAGATCCGTGGCCGGATCCTGCGGCGCGGATGCGATCTCCTCGATCTTCGTGACGCCCATGTTCACGACGCCGATGAACGCCTCGCACTCCTGGTGCGTCGCCCCGGAGGCCTCCGCGCCCGCCTTCGGCGCCGCCTCGGCCCCGGGATCGCGCGGAGCTTCTCCCGCCGCCCCCGACGAGCCGCCGCAAGCCCCGAGCGCGAAAACGAACGCGGCGAGCAAGGGCCACGCGCGGCGATTCGTGATTTTTCCCGGACACACACTCTGATCCATGCTCACCCGCTCCTCTTCCGCACGCCGCTCAATTGCACACCGTACCTTCGGCCGGCACCTTCAGGCTCACGAGGTAGTCCGTCACGGCCTGATCGATGCACGTATTTCCGCGCAAAAACGCCACGTGGCCATTCCCCTCGCGCGTGAGCAGCACGCCGGAGGAGAGCTGCTCCGCGAGCGAGACCGCCCACGGATAGGGCGTCGCCGGATCGCGCGTCGAGCCCACCACGAGGATCGGCGGCGCCCCCTCCGCCGCGACCGGCCCCGGCGTCCGCCAGGGCTCGACCGGCCAGCGCGCCGAGGGGAGCGCCGAATACGGCAAATACACCCCCACCCGCGGCGCCTTCGCCGCCATCTCGGCCGTGAGCGCCTCGTAGACCGAGAGGTCCTCCGCGAACGTCGTGTCGACCGAGGTCACCCCGTAATAGACCTCGAGCACGTCGCCATAGCTGCCGTCGTCGGCCCGATCGGCATACCCGTCCGCGAACGCGAGCAGCTCCGCGCCGTCCCCGTCCGCGGCGAGCGCGAGCGCCTCGGCGAGCTTCTTCCACGCGGAAGGCCGGTAGAGCGCCGCCGAGATGCCGTACGAAAGCTCCCCGGGCCCGAGCGTCCTGTCCCCCACTTTCATGGGCGCCGCCTCGATCGCCGCCTGGAGCGCGTCGTACGCCGCAGCCGGATCGCCCTCCGCGTAGAAAGGGCACATCTTGTCGGCCGCGCAATCCGCCAGGAAATCGTCGAGCTGCGCCTCGAACGCGAGCGCCTGCCCGGCGATGAAATCCTCGCCCGAGAGCTTGGGATCGAGCGCCGCATCGAGCACGAGCGCGCGCACCCGCTCCGGATACGCCTCGGCGTACATGGCGCCGAGAAAGGTTCCGTAGGACAACCCGAGAAACGTGAGCTTCTCGTCCCCGAGCTCTTCGCGCAGCGCATCGATGTCGCGGACGACCTGGTCCGTCCCCACGTACGGCAAAAGCTCGGCGCTCCGCTCCGCGCAGCCCGCGACGAGCGCGTCGGTCTGGGCGAGCAGCGCCTCGCGCTCCGCCTGGCTGTCGGGAGAGGTATCGGCCGCGAGGAACGGGCCGAGATCGTCCACGCAATCGAGCCCCGGCTCGCTCGCGGCCTGGCCGCGGGGGTCGAAGCCGACCAGATCGAAATGGGTCTTGATCGCCTTGGGCATGGCGATCCAGGCGCTCTTCACCCAGCTCACGCCAGATGCTCCAGGACCGCCCGGATTGACGATCAACGACCCTATCCGCGCCGAGGGATCGGCGGCGGGCTGGCGCACGAGCGGGAGCGAGAACGTCCGCCCATCGCCCGGCGCGTCGTGGTCGAAAGGAACCTCGAAGGTCGCGCACTCGAGGGTGCCGCCGCATTCGGTCCAGACGATCGAGGACGCAGGGGCGGGCGCCACGGGTTCGTCATCGCCGCAGCCGGCGAGCGGCAGGGCGGTGACGAGGATCGCGAGGAGGGCTGGCTGCCGGACGGATACGAGCACGTGAGGGCATGGTACACGCCCCGTGCCGCCCCGTCACGACGACCGGCACGGATTCGTCAAACCGCCGGCCGCAGCCGCGCCGTGGCCCCGAGCGCGTCGAGGTCGTGAAGGCAAAGCCTGCCTGGAGAGACCGCCTCGCGCGCCAGCTCGGCCACGCGCGCGTGGTGCGAGAAGAAGAGGACCTGCGTGCGCTCGGACAGCTCGCCGAGGATCGAGAGCGCCGCGCGCGAGCGGGCGTCGTCGAAATTGACGAGGATGTCGTCGAGCACGAAGGGAATGGGCTCGCTCCGCTCGAAATGGCGCTCGAGGCTCGCGATGCGCAGCGCGAGAAAGAGCTGATCGCGCGTGCCGTCCGAGAGCCCGAGGACCCCGACGCGCTCGCCCGAGGGGCGGACGCATTTCAAGACCGGCCGGCCCTCGTCGCCCTCGTCGTCGCCGCGAATCTCGACGAACGAGCCGAGCGTGAGCCGCCCGAAGAGCTCGGAGGCGCGCCGCACGATAGGTCCCTGGTGACGCTCGCGGTATTGCTTGATCTCGTCCTCGAGCAGGCGGAATGCGAGCCGCGCCCGCGCGTACTCCTCGACGAGCACGCCCATCGCCGCCAGGTGGCTCTCGGCCTCGGCCGCCGCCTGCGCAGCCCCGTCGCCGCCGTCCACCCGGCGCAGCTCGCCCTCGAGCCGGCCAATCTCCTGCTCGACGCTCGCCTTGGCGTCGCTCTTTTTCTGAATGCTCTCCTCCAGCGAGGAGAGCTCCGCCGCGACATCGTCCCCCGACAAACCCTGGCATTCGGCGACGAGCGCGTCGATCCCGAGCCCTTCGCCGAGGTCGAGGAGCTGGCGCTCGAGCGGATCGAGGCGCGCCCTGAGCCCGCGCACCTCCTTGGAGCGGTCCTCGGCCTCGCCGAGCTCGGCGAGGTTCGAGGCGCGGGCGGCGGCGCGCAAGGCTTCGAGCTCGTTCTCGGCGGCGCGGCGGCGCAGGATGACCTCCTCGAGCTCGCGCCGCTTCTCCTCGAGCTTCTGCGCGTCCTTTTGCCGCGCGATCTCGTCCTTCTCGGCCGCAAGGAAGCGCTCGACGAGCCAGCCCGCCGCCTGCTCGGCCGGCGCGTCCGCGAGATCCGGCGCCGCCGCGCGCGCGATCTCCCCCACGCGCTCGGCGAAGGTCCGCGCGTCGCGCTCGATGCCCTCGATCCGACGCCGTTTGTCACGGGCATCCACGCAGCGCTTTTCGAGCTCGCTGCGCAGGCCGAGCACCTCCTCGGCCTCGGCCGTGCTCGTGGCCGGCGGAAGATCCATCCCCGCCATCGCCTCGGCCCATTGCAATGCCCACGCGGACAGCTCGGCGCGGCGCTTTTCGAGCGCGGCCCTGCATTGCGCCGCCCCGTC includes:
- a CDS encoding tetratricopeptide repeat protein, with the translated sequence MSREAPRRVGRRRLAAALSILVAMLAPATQARADDPPKAAPPQSEPAPEVKDPPAAEGPGEETLDDNRRIAREKGSAALKLYRAGEYEAAYPLFREADELFHTLPLVLYMARCQERRGKLLEARALYERVLREPLPEEVPESLTKARTAAMSALGPLRLRIPTLAIDVRGPPPEVVTLFVDGDVWPVGEPRELDPGGHEVEAIARTGARTGRLVELPEGRAVSILLRLGLFAPGASRTMLLEVPPDPQWSRIASGTAFGVGAAGVGVGAVAGFVVLGRSGRLVEACAKTCPPSARAEIDSTRTLGNVSTASFILGATGLATGVLILLLTPSPRRGVLTAGGVHFDMGLGGVMAEGQF
- a CDS encoding alpha/beta hydrolase; its protein translation is MLVSVRQPALLAILVTALPLAGCGDDEPVAPAPASSIVWTECGGTLECATFEVPFDHDAPGDGRTFSLPLVRQPAADPSARIGSLIVNPGGPGASGVSWVKSAWIAMPKAIKTHFDLVGFDPRGQAASEPGLDCVDDLGPFLAADTSPDSQAEREALLAQTDALVAGCAERSAELLPYVGTDQVVRDIDALREELGDEKLTFLGLSYGTFLGAMYAEAYPERVRALVLDAALDPKLSGEDFIAGQALAFEAQLDDFLADCAADKMCPFYAEGDPAAAYDALQAAIEAAPMKVGDRTLGPGELSYGISAALYRPSAWKKLAEALALAADGDGAELLAFADGYADRADDGSYGDVLEVYYGVTSVDTTFAEDLSVYEALTAEMAAKAPRVGVYLPYSALPSARWPVEPWRTPGPVAAEGAPPILVVGSTRDPATPYPWAVSLAEQLSSGVLLTREGNGHVAFLRGNTCIDQAVTDYLVSLKVPAEGTVCN
- a CDS encoding serine/threonine-protein kinase; protein product: MITIAEGQVVASKLRLERPLARGGMGSVWVAHHLKLDAPVAVKFMDPALAASDTARARFEREARASAQLQSPHVVQVHDYGVEDDTPYIVMELLRGEDLGQHLQKRGRIPITEAARILEPVCKALRRAHEVGLVHRDLKPGNVFLARHDEEETVKLLDFGIAKAVSPGTPQANNVTRSGNLVGSPLYMSPEQIRKSKEVDHRSDLWSLGVILYQMLTGRPPFVEDEVGAVLVAICTDPVPEPSSLVPDLGPEVDRFFARALARDPAHRFQNARELLDAFVTLAGMPRRGSLADASDNESAARLDAMLAETAAAPAPIRARDGAKDLPSVAIKPAEGATPSPPDGTFAASGRTQQETGEHGARHGARRALLAVALLSVVAVGWAINRASTEPLQAGDDGPGSPTLPLPPPTSEPVAVAPPPPPPPPPAQRSPEPEPEPEDDAKSAPTVHAKATDVTAARSDKPAAGDKRAPVRAPAPAATSGKAAGEVAQPGPADDAKELGL